A genomic stretch from Asterias rubens chromosome 7, eAstRub1.3, whole genome shotgun sequence includes:
- the LOC117293015 gene encoding uncharacterized protein LOC117293015: MKTDDKERQDATTKVLVRPPSGKTVQEKCQCKHLPPSVPTTHKGGLGTAQFLFEPTPPNHKRASHASSPHIRKIQSAKARLVPSSANNVKDSTILPRGGVRDRQRPRSASGLNPHDVINRHRPGSAVGNRPVPKQFLVLETKEANPSRGKDLEAGIDDGLESHKVASNETEDTQIRRWKERKKEVQKMEQLIPEGLAQLRPWLTKDVPMEWCGVDASSCLVFLPLLLQDSEDLPVVPPAQGANDVIPHTVIPPPPKPFDPKKLFHYDVEKHIPPDPTPEQRSHTRQSRNGIYAADGSLLHDQERYLMNRTEEMIQQEIEDLENLIQGIGNADSNNVMSQYQAEISKLQWSVKDTLVKCYQLRSHFKDEQQDEQTDLLGLRAYIKEKERILNQIKARREACLLELEQLESEIGMTTQGEVMKAFQRL, encoded by the exons ATGAAAACAGACGACAAAGAACGCCAGGATGCCACCACAAAAG TTTTGGTCAGGCCTCCGTCCGGTAAAACTGTACAGGAGAAATGTCAGTGCAAGCATCTACCTCCATCTGTCCCAACAACTCATAAGGGTGGACTTGGCACTGCCCAGTTTCTCTTTGAACCCACCCCACCTAACCACAAGAGAGCATCCCATGCTTCAAGCCCTCACATCCGTAAAATACAGAGTGCAAAGGCACGGCTTGTTCCGTCCTCGGCAAACAATGTAAAAGACAGTACTATTCTTCCCAGAGGAGGCGTGAGGGACCGCCAGAGGCCGAGGTCTGCGAGTGGTTTGAATCCACACGACGTCATCAACCGTCATCGACCTGGCTCAGCAGTCGGAAATCGACCTGTTCCAAAACAATTTCTTGTCTTAGAAACTAAAGAAGCAAACCCAAGTAGGGGTAAGGATCTTGAAGCAGGTATCGATGATGGGCTTGAGTCTCACAAGGTTGCATCCAATGAGACTGAGGATACTCAGATAAGGAGATGGAAGGAACGAAAGAAAGAAGTCCAGAAGATGGAGCAGTTGATCCCCGAAGGTTTAGCCCAACTGAGACCTTGGCTGACTAAGGATGTTCCAATGGAATG GTGCGGTGTAGATGCCTCTTCTTGCCTCGTCTTTCTTCCTTTACTCCTTCAAGACAGTGAAGATTTACCCGTAGTTCCACCAGCCCAAGGAGCTAATGATGTCATACCGCATACAGTTATTCCCCCACCACCAAAACCATTT GATCCAAAGAAACTATTTCACTATGATGTG gagaAGCACATTCCACCTGACCCAACACCTGAGCAGAGATCCCATACAAGGCAGTCTAGGAATGGTATCTACGCCGCTGATGGTAGCTTACTTCATGATCAAGA gaGGTATTTGATGAATAGGACAGAGGAAATGATTCAACAAGAAATTGAAGATCTTGAGAATCTGATACAAG GCATTGGCAATGCAGACAGTAACAACGTCATGTCACAATACCAGGCTGAAATCAGTAAGCTACAATGGTCTGTCAAAGACACCCTAGTCAAGTGCTACCA aCTCAGGAGTCACTTCAAAGATGAACAGCAAGATGAGCAAACTGACTTG CTTGGTCTCCGTGCTTACATCAAAGAGAAGGAAAGAATACTCAACCAAATCAAAGCAAGGAGAGAAGCATGCCTTCTGGAATTAGAACAGCTCGAGTCAGAAATTGGAATGACAACACAGGGCGAGGTCATGAAGGCTTTCCAGAGATTATAG